Below is a genomic region from Pseudomonas sp. JQ170C.
GCAAAAACAACACCTGGCTCGACACCTGACGGGCAAAGCCCATCTCGTGGGTGACCATGAGCATGGTACGACCTTCCTCGGCCAGCGTCTGTATCACTTTGAGCACTTCGCCGACCAGTTCCGGGTCGAGTGCCGAGGTGGGCTCATCGAACAGAATGATCTCCGGCTCCATGGCCAGCGCCCGGGCAATGGCTACCCGCTGCTGCTGGCCACCGGACAGGAAGGCCGGGTACTGGTCGGCGGCGCGAGCCGGCAGGCCGACTTTGTCCAGGTACTTGCGCGCCCGTGCCTGGGCTTCTTCGGCGCTGACGCCCAGCACCCGCCGTGGCGCCAGGCAGATGTTCTCAAGCACCGTCATGTGGCTCCACAGATTGAAGTGCTGGAACACCATGGCCAGGCGCGTGCGCAGGTCCTGCAGTTGTGC
It encodes:
- a CDS encoding ABC transporter ATP-binding protein; its protein translation is MTITATALSTAATPAHRPSPRIAAVAQDATVKLSIQDLHKSYGEHQVLKGVSLNARKGDVISLIGASGSGKSTMLRCINFLEQPDAGVITLDDQRIEMRPGRAGTRAPHPAQLQDLRTRLAMVFQHFNLWSHMTVLENICLAPRRVLGVSAEEAQARARKYLDKVGLPARAADQYPAFLSGGQQQRVAIARALAMEPEIILFDEPTSALDPELVGEVLKVIQTLAEEGRTMLMVTHEMGFARQVSSQVLFLHQGRVEEQGSAEILDQPQSERLQQFLSNRLK